The window TCATGCAGATCAACCACCCCGGCCGGCAGACGCCGCGGCACGTGAACCCCACGCCCATGGCGCCTTCGGCGGTGCCGCCCGTGAACCTCTTCCGCCGCGCCAGCGCCTTCGGGCAGCCGCGCGCCATGACCGAGGCCGACATCCAGCAGACCATCGAGGCCTTCGCGCGGGCGGCGGCGCTGGCCAAGCGCGCGGGCTTCACCGGCGTGCAGGTGCACGGCGCGCACGGCTACCTGGTGAGCCAGTTCCTCTCGCCGCTCACCAACCGGCGCGAAGACGCGTGGGGTGGGTCGCTCGAGAACCGGGCGCGCTTCGGCAGGGCCGTGCTGTCCGCCATCCGGGCCGCCGTGGGCCCCGCGTTCCCGGTGGCCATCAAGCTCAACTCGGCGGACTTCCAGCGCGGCGGCTTCACCGAGGACGAGAGCATCCGCGTGCTGCACATGCTGCAGGCGGACGGTGTAGACCTCGTGGAGATCTCGGGCGGCAGCTACGAGTCGCGCGTGATGCTGGACAAGGTGAACGAGCGCGAGGCGTTCTTCTTGGACTACGCCCGCAAGGCCCGCGCGGCCGTGGACATCCCGCTGATGGTCACGGGCGGCTTCCGCTCGCGCGCCGTCATGGAGCAGGCGCTCTCGAGTGGCGCTCTCGACGTGGTGGGCATCGCGCGGCCCTTCACCCACAACCCCGACCTGGGCCGCGACCTGTGCACGGGGCGCATCACGCGGGCCGAGGACCCGCCGTCCATGCCGGGGCTGTCGCGCCTGGGAGGCACGTCCGAGGCCATGATGAGCGTGGCGCAGATGGCGCTGCTCTCGAAGGGCAAGGACCCCGTCCGTGGCGTTGGGCTGCGGGCGGTCTTCGGCGCGCTGCTGCAGGAGGGTCAGAGCCTGCTCCGGGGGAAGAGCTGACGAGACGCTGAGCCACCATGCGTGACCGCCGCCGAACACCGATGCTTCCCCCCGTGCCCGAGCGCCCGGACGTGCTCGAGACGCTGCGCGGGTTCTTGCTCCGGCCGTTGGACGCGCTCCTGCGCGTGGGAAGCAGCCAGATGGGCGGCCCGAGCCCGCCCGATGAGGGGCTGGCCACCGACACGCCGGCGGGTCTGATGGAGCTGTGGCGCCGCGGCAGCAGCGTGTGGACGCCGTCGCCGCCGAGCGCACAGCTGGACAGCGTGACGGCCGTGGGCCAGTGGACCGAGCTGGTGGCGCAGGTGCCGCCCATGCAGCGCCCGCGCACCGCCCACGTGCGCTTCCTGCTGGCGGGAAGAGAGGTGGGCACGGCGCCCTACCTCGAGGGCGCGCTCTCGTACCTCCCGTTCCAGCCCGACGTGGCGGGCCTGTTCGCGCTCACCTTCGAGCCGCTCGACCGGCGTGGCCGGCCGTTGGGCCTGTCCGATGACGGCCAGTGGCTGCAGGTGGTGTCACCGCGGCCGGTGGTGGCGGTGGACGTGGACCTGCTGTTCTCGGGGGTGCCCGGCGTGGCCGAGTCGCTGCGCGCCGTGGCGGGCGAAGACGGCCTCGGTTGGCAGCTGGTGTACTTGGACCGGAGCCCACAGCCCCGTCGGGCACTCGCGCGGGCGCGCATCGAGGAGTGGCGCCTGCCACGCGCCGCGATGTTGGTGCAGCAAGCCGAGACGGGCCTCGGCAAGCTCGAGCCGGTGCACGAGCCCGCGCTGTTGGAGGCCGAGCTGCGCCGGCTGCGCGCCGATGGGGTCCCGCTGTCGGTGTTCGTTTCGCACGCCGACCTGGTGCCCGCGTGCCTGGCCCGCGAAGTCACGCCCGTGGTGGTGCCGCAGCCTCCTCCGAGGCTGGCAGACCAGCCCGTGCCCTCGTGGCCACCGCGTCGCGCGGGGTCGCTCGGCTTCGACGTGGCCACGCGCAAGCACGTGGAGGCCAGCGCCAAGCGCCACCAGCGGGCGCTCGCGGCGCACTCGGGTGTGCGCTTCCGCCTCGACCAGATGACGCCCAGCGTGGCCGTGGCGGGGCACTCGTTGCGCCTCGAGCTCGACAACCGTGCAGCGCGTGAGGCGGTGTTCGCGGCCATCGACGCGAGCGAGCAGTCCGTGCAGCTGCAGTGCTACATCTTCGAGCCCAGCCGCTTCGCCGAGGACCTGGCCGTGCGGCTCATCCGCTGCGCGCGCCGCGGCGTGCGCGTGTCGCTCCTGGTGGACGCGCTCTACTCGCGCCAGGAGGTGCTGGGCGCGGTCAACCCGTTGCTCGAGGGCCTGGCGCACGAGCCGGGGGTCGACGTCCGCGCCAGCAAGCCCATCCCCACGTTCGGGAGCATGGACGTGCGCACGGTGAAAGAGCGCGACCACCGCAAGCTCATCGTGGTGGACAGCACGCTCGCGTTCGTCTCGGGGCGCAACGTGGGCGACGCCTACTACTCGGGCTTCGATGAGGTGCCCATCGCGGACTTCACGGTGCACGAGCGCATCCCCTGGCTGGACGCGCACCTCGAGCTGCGCGGCCCGGTGGTGAGCGACATCGAGAGCGCCTTCCAGGCCGCGTTCGACGGCGCTGGGGAACACCTCGAGGCGGGCACACGCATCGACGCGGCGAGCCCACCCGCGGTGAGATCCCACAAGAAGGTGCCCAGCACGCTCAAGGCCGGCCGCGACACGTGCCGCTTGGTGCTCCACGATGGGGTCCACGATGCCTACGGCCTCACCGCATACGAGGCCCT of the Sandaracinaceae bacterium genome contains:
- a CDS encoding NADH:flavin oxidoreductase/NADH oxidase family protein, which produces MTSLSDPLTLPCGATLPNRIAKAAMSEHLASSRQEPTRALNQLYERWSLGGTGLVITGNVMVDAQHLEAKTNVVIAGSPNVERFEAWAQAGTRGGNALFMQINHPGRQTPRHVNPTPMAPSAVPPVNLFRRASAFGQPRAMTEADIQQTIEAFARAAALAKRAGFTGVQVHGAHGYLVSQFLSPLTNRREDAWGGSLENRARFGRAVLSAIRAAVGPAFPVAIKLNSADFQRGGFTEDESIRVLHMLQADGVDLVEISGGSYESRVMLDKVNEREAFFLDYARKARAAVDIPLMVTGGFRSRAVMEQALSSGALDVVGIARPFTHNPDLGRDLCTGRITRAEDPPSMPGLSRLGGTSEAMMSVAQMALLSKGKDPVRGVGLRAVFGALLQEGQSLLRGKS
- a CDS encoding phosphatidylserine/phosphatidylglycerophosphate/cardiolipin synthase family protein, giving the protein MPERPDVLETLRGFLLRPLDALLRVGSSQMGGPSPPDEGLATDTPAGLMELWRRGSSVWTPSPPSAQLDSVTAVGQWTELVAQVPPMQRPRTAHVRFLLAGREVGTAPYLEGALSYLPFQPDVAGLFALTFEPLDRRGRPLGLSDDGQWLQVVSPRPVVAVDVDLLFSGVPGVAESLRAVAGEDGLGWQLVYLDRSPQPRRALARARIEEWRLPRAAMLVQQAETGLGKLEPVHEPALLEAELRRLRADGVPLSVFVSHADLVPACLAREVTPVVVPQPPPRLADQPVPSWPPRRAGSLGFDVATRKHVEASAKRHQRALAAHSGVRFRLDQMTPSVAVAGHSLRLELDNRAAREAVFAAIDASEQSVQLQCYIFEPSRFAEDLAVRLIRCARRGVRVSLLVDALYSRQEVLGAVNPLLEGLAHEPGVDVRASKPIPTFGSMDVRTVKERDHRKLIVVDSTLAFVSGRNVGDAYYSGFDEVPIADFTVHERIPWLDAHLELRGPVVSDIESAFQAAFDGAGEHLEAGTRIDAASPPAVRSHKKVPSTLKAGRDTCRLVLHDGVHDAYGLTAYEALIDVAQREVYVVNAFPVFNRLRDTIARAVRRGVAVHLLTGCALTRRSDGSFFAGGLHRELFEYMLKQRLEELVRANVRVYEYVTLPTPNIVSLGGVVRPYVHAKMLAVDGLALSVGSANLDATASFWEREANIIIEGGKVPAEAQRLLAELCARSHPLDLDSKGWRAESAQRELVSRLWPTSLYS